From a region of the Streptomyces sp. NBC_01454 genome:
- a CDS encoding type I polyketide synthase has protein sequence MTTDESQLVAYLRKVTTDLQKTRSRLRDAETKNHEPIAIVGIGCRYPDGVHGADDLWRLVVEGRDAISGFPQDRGWDVAGLYDPDPDAVGKSYTREGGFLTDIDLFDADFFGLSPREALAMDPQQRLLLETSWEALESAGIRPATLRGSRTGVFTGVMHHDYGSRFTQAPDGFEGYVHMGSAGSMAVGRVAYHFGLEGPAVTVDTACSSSLVSLHLACQSLRTGECDLALAGGVAIMAGPTFFVEYSRQRVLSTDGRCHSFADDGDGTGWSEGVGVLAVERLSDARRLGHEVLAVVRGSAVNQDGASNGMTAPSGAAQQRVIDSALRNARLSADEIDVVEAHGTGTRLGDPIEAQALMATYGRGRSAQRPLWLGSLKSNLGHTQAAAGVGGVIKMVQALRHGVLPRSLYADRPSTEVDWSAGTVALLAREQAWERVEDRPRRAGVSSFGMSGTNAHVIVEEFVPEPAGENEAEPSAPWAETSVPLVLSGRTPGAVRAQAAALREHLAARPELSLARAARESAVHRTAFEHRATVTGDRDAVLAGLGNVTPVAAGGGRVAAVFSGQGAQHVGMGRRLAEDFPVFAAVLDEVCAVVDPLLGRPLREVMWSGPAEQLERTEFAQPALFAFEVALARLWQSWGVEFSVLAGHSVGEIAAAVVAGALSLGDGARLAVARGRLMQQLPAGGAMLAVAAGEEDVAATLGDPALVGIAAVNGPEAVVVSGAREEVERVAEIWRERGRRTSRLRVSHAFHSPLMEPVLDELRAVADQLDRREPTLPVRASAETTHPFATAAYWVDHARRAVRFHDAAARLAEADVVVEIGPDTALAPLIDTGHTVLPSCRREQNETLTLLTALGEAHAHGVEVDWTALFPAAPRADLPAYPFQHRRYWLAPPALTSAGADALDHPLLSGIVELPGQGGVVLTGRISPDRDPWLADHAVSGAVIFPGTGFLELALRAARQVGWRQVADLVVQTPLVLPAAGTDIQVWVEPPGEPERALVIRGRSGDADGDWVEYATGRLVAEPPEPSPQGNPPTDAEWAMGQWPPQGAEEMPVEELYDSLAARGYGYGPVFRGLRALWRSGDELYAEVVLPERAHDGRYGCHPALLDAALHPLAAAADSGEQVRLPFAFGRATVHSPGASELRVRLSTGAETMRLDAVTSTGDPVLTIGELVLRAADTARLTARADGHLHRLGYEVTWQLLPDPPRADRLPGTWIVLAPPATDVSWTRDLAEHTLAVDLDTTPDRPGLVARLADVTHVPTATAPDGVLLFAAHPDILVTALQALTDAGVDAPVWCLTHESDDELDTAAVWGAGRAAALELPDRWGGLVDLPPAGARPDLDCLAGLLSAGTGEDHIRLRSDGVSVRRLIKPDRPTQPPADWTPSGTVLITGGTGALGGHVARWVAGLGGCSLLLVSRRGPEAPGAQELLAELTATGTPVRIVAADVADRSAMAELVLDAADAGTPVRAVFHAAGVADETPLLETTLDRFHAVLEGKAGGARVLDEVLGEADLDAFVVFSSVSGVWGGAGQSAYGAGNAVLEALADRRRARGLAGTALAWGPWSGGGMVDADLERRLRRQGLIPLPVNDAMAALSTAVSLGGNRVLADVAWPRFLPVFAATRPAPLFTALPPTPRHPTASAATAAPGSTAERLATLPAADRGKALADLVRAEIASAVGHHNLSAVDAERPLGEFGFDSLMSVQLRNRLSAATGVRLPATLVFDHPTAGALARHLESELATEPSPRPRQPATPKTAVADEPLAIVGMSCRYPGGVASPEDLWRLVAQGRDAVTAFPTDRGWDLAGLYHPDRSRAGTTYTTEGGFLDDPAGFDADFFGISPREALAMDPQQRLLLEASWAAVEHAGIAPHTLRDSRTGVFVGTMYNDYLSRLSSTPESLEGIIGIANSNSVMSGRISYLLGLQGPAVTLDTACSSSLVALHLAGQALRRGECDLALAGGATVMASPHIFVEFSRQGGLAVDGRCKSFSADADGTGWSEGVGLLVVERLSDARRLGHEVLAVVQGSAVNQDGASNGLTAPSGPAQQRVVEAALAQAGIAATEVDAVEAHGTGTRLGDPIEAQALIATYGREREAERPLYLGSLKSNIGHAQAAAGVGGVIKMVQALRHELLPRTLHADTPSPEVDWSSEAVRLLTEERPWPRGDRPRLAGVSSFGISGTNAHIVLEEGDPLDGESTGGTPVHGKSAESGTPLDTSDAAAARTPLPYVLTARSAAGLPAQARALHSHLLGRPGLEPADVARSLVTTRSLHDHRAVLVAEDRQELLDALAALADPAATTPRRAVSTGTAGRGRVAGLFSGQGAQRSGMGRELAGRFPVFAAVLDEVCAVVDPLLGRSLREVMWSGPAEALERTEFAQPALFAFEVAMARLWQSWGVEFSVLLGHSVGEITAACVSGVLSLPDAARMVVARGRLMQALPEGGAMVAIAAGEEEVAASLADVPDVAIAAVNGPEAVVVSGTEADVLRIADHWRGLGRRTTRLRVSHAFHSPLMEPMLGDFAEVVESLTFRAPTIPVVPAAATDLSFATPAYWVASARHAVRFADALSGLDGADVLVELGPDAALAPLAGTEKPVLASTRRDHPEVRTLVTALGAGHAHGVSVDWTAALGEGRQVRLPTYSFQHERYWLDEDAAAGRGTGSVDDATTARFWQAVENQDLDGLTRTLGLDAETSLRAALPVLQDWHRTSTTLAQAAGWRYRVAWDRLPTDDTAVALDGTWWIVVPREAADTTTADAVRRALAAAGANPRVITIDPHRTDRATLAKELAAAADGTVAGTVSLLAESGGEDTRHRGVAAGALATVVLLQALHDADVSTRLWTLTRGAVRTGPADTAPNPWHAQVWGLGRVAALEHPALWGGLIDLPAEGEPAGLAAVLSGTAGEDQVALRGDGVRARRLTPADTHNAPGADARAPGADRWTDGAVLITGGTGALGAHTARMLASRGASRLVLVSRRGPAAPGAEELRAELETLGATVDLTACDVTDRDAVGRLAEGLAAEGTPVRAVVHAAGVAAEQPLTELVGDGFSAVTDAKVTAAEILDDVLGDDLAAFVVYSSIAGTWGSAGNGPYAAANAHLDALVERRRARGAVGTAVAWGPWSGGGMADDRFQEEMRRRGVSALSPQGATAALTQALEHDDTTVTVVDVDWDRFARVFASNRPSPLLRHLTEPAAAAGEAPARTEQAERLAALDAVTRRGAALDLVRAEVAGVLGHATSQAVAVDRAFTDMGFDSLMAVELRARLGVVSGLALPTTLVFDHPSPAEVADFLCDQFEPDRDALTNEILEKLDWLENTLLDGAHSQGARARFGSRLDALLARLDRTTAPPESRLSDPATDAIESATAEELLAFVEKHFD, from the coding sequence ATGACAACAGACGAAAGCCAGCTCGTCGCATACCTGCGCAAGGTCACCACCGATCTGCAGAAGACCCGATCGCGGCTGCGGGACGCCGAGACGAAGAACCACGAGCCGATCGCGATCGTGGGCATCGGCTGCCGGTACCCGGACGGGGTGCACGGCGCCGATGACCTGTGGCGGCTCGTCGTGGAGGGGCGCGACGCCATCAGCGGCTTCCCGCAGGACCGCGGCTGGGATGTGGCCGGCCTCTACGACCCCGACCCGGACGCCGTCGGGAAGTCGTACACCCGCGAAGGCGGCTTCCTCACCGACATCGACCTCTTCGACGCCGACTTCTTCGGACTCAGCCCGCGAGAAGCGCTGGCCATGGACCCGCAGCAGCGGCTGCTGCTGGAGACGTCCTGGGAGGCGCTGGAGAGCGCAGGCATCCGCCCCGCCACCCTGCGCGGCAGCCGCACGGGCGTGTTCACAGGTGTCATGCACCACGACTACGGCAGCCGTTTCACCCAAGCCCCCGACGGGTTCGAGGGCTACGTCCACATGGGCAGCGCGGGCAGCATGGCCGTCGGCAGGGTCGCCTACCACTTCGGCCTGGAGGGTCCCGCCGTCACCGTCGACACCGCGTGCTCCTCCTCGCTCGTCTCCCTGCACCTGGCATGTCAGTCGCTCCGCACGGGCGAGTGCGATCTGGCGCTGGCCGGCGGCGTTGCGATCATGGCCGGCCCCACCTTCTTCGTCGAGTACAGCCGTCAGCGGGTGCTGTCCACCGACGGCCGTTGTCACTCCTTCGCCGACGACGGAGACGGAACCGGCTGGTCCGAGGGGGTGGGCGTGCTGGCCGTGGAGCGGTTGTCGGACGCGCGGCGGCTGGGGCACGAGGTCCTGGCGGTGGTGCGGGGCAGCGCGGTCAACCAGGACGGTGCCTCGAACGGGATGACGGCGCCGAGTGGTGCCGCTCAGCAGCGCGTCATCGACTCGGCTCTGCGCAATGCGCGTCTGAGCGCGGACGAGATCGACGTGGTGGAGGCGCACGGGACGGGAACGCGGCTGGGCGACCCCATCGAGGCACAGGCCCTGATGGCGACGTACGGCCGGGGGCGTTCGGCACAACGGCCGCTGTGGCTCGGTTCGTTGAAGTCGAACCTCGGGCACACCCAGGCGGCCGCGGGCGTCGGTGGCGTGATCAAGATGGTGCAGGCGTTGCGGCACGGCGTACTGCCACGGAGCCTTTATGCGGACCGTCCGTCGACGGAGGTCGACTGGTCCGCGGGGACGGTCGCGCTGCTGGCGCGGGAGCAGGCGTGGGAGCGCGTCGAGGACCGCCCGCGTCGGGCCGGTGTGTCCTCCTTCGGAATGAGCGGCACGAACGCGCATGTGATCGTGGAGGAGTTCGTCCCCGAGCCCGCGGGAGAGAACGAGGCGGAGCCCTCGGCCCCGTGGGCGGAGACCTCGGTACCGCTGGTGCTGTCGGGCAGGACGCCGGGGGCCGTGCGTGCACAGGCGGCGGCACTGCGGGAGCACCTGGCGGCCCGGCCGGAGCTGTCCCTCGCGCGGGCGGCGCGGGAGTCGGCTGTGCACCGGACGGCGTTCGAGCATCGTGCGACGGTCACGGGTGACCGCGACGCCGTGCTGGCCGGGCTCGGGAACGTCACTCCCGTGGCTGCCGGCGGCGGCCGAGTGGCGGCTGTGTTCTCCGGCCAAGGCGCTCAGCACGTGGGGATGGGCCGTCGACTGGCCGAGGACTTCCCGGTGTTCGCCGCCGTGCTGGACGAGGTGTGCGCGGTGGTGGATCCGTTGTTGGGGCGGCCGTTGCGGGAGGTGATGTGGTCAGGGCCCGCGGAGCAGTTGGAGCGGACGGAGTTCGCGCAGCCGGCGCTGTTCGCGTTCGAGGTGGCGTTGGCGCGGTTGTGGCAGTCGTGGGGCGTGGAATTCTCCGTGCTCGCGGGGCACTCCGTGGGGGAGATCGCCGCCGCGGTGGTGGCCGGGGCGTTGTCCCTGGGCGACGGGGCCCGGTTGGCCGTGGCGCGCGGCCGGCTGATGCAGCAGTTGCCGGCGGGCGGAGCGATGCTGGCGGTCGCCGCCGGCGAGGAGGATGTCGCCGCGACCCTGGGGGATCCGGCGCTCGTGGGCATCGCCGCGGTCAACGGCCCTGAGGCGGTGGTGGTCTCCGGTGCCCGTGAGGAGGTCGAGCGGGTCGCCGAGATATGGCGCGAGCGTGGTCGGCGCACGAGCCGGCTACGGGTCAGCCACGCGTTCCACTCGCCGTTGATGGAACCGGTTCTGGACGAGCTCCGTGCGGTGGCGGACCAGCTGGACCGGAGGGAGCCGACGCTGCCGGTGAGGGCGTCGGCCGAGACCACGCATCCGTTCGCCACCGCTGCCTACTGGGTCGACCACGCCCGCCGGGCGGTGCGGTTCCATGACGCCGCCGCGCGGCTTGCGGAGGCGGACGTCGTCGTCGAGATCGGCCCCGACACGGCCCTGGCACCGCTGATCGACACCGGTCATACGGTTTTGCCGAGTTGCCGCCGTGAGCAGAACGAGACCCTGACTCTGCTGACCGCGCTCGGCGAGGCCCATGCGCACGGCGTCGAGGTCGACTGGACGGCGCTCTTCCCGGCCGCTCCCCGTGCCGACCTGCCCGCCTACCCCTTCCAGCACCGGCGTTACTGGCTCGCGCCCCCCGCCCTCACGAGTGCCGGTGCCGACGCGCTGGACCACCCCCTGCTGTCCGGCATCGTGGAACTGCCGGGCCAGGGCGGCGTGGTGCTCACCGGCAGGATCTCGCCCGACCGGGATCCCTGGCTCGCCGACCACGCGGTCTCCGGTGCCGTGATCTTCCCCGGTACCGGCTTCCTGGAACTCGCCCTGCGGGCCGCCCGGCAGGTCGGGTGGCGGCAGGTCGCCGACCTCGTCGTGCAGACCCCGCTCGTCCTGCCCGCCGCCGGCACCGACATCCAGGTCTGGGTCGAACCGCCGGGCGAGCCGGAGCGCGCGCTGGTGATCCGAGGCCGGAGCGGCGACGCCGACGGCGACTGGGTGGAGTACGCCACGGGAAGGCTCGTGGCAGAGCCCCCCGAGCCCTCCCCTCAGGGGAACCCTCCCACCGACGCCGAGTGGGCCATGGGACAGTGGCCGCCGCAGGGCGCCGAGGAGATGCCGGTCGAGGAGCTCTACGACAGCCTCGCCGCCCGTGGCTACGGCTACGGCCCGGTCTTCCGCGGTCTGCGGGCGCTATGGCGGTCCGGCGACGAGCTGTACGCCGAGGTCGTCCTCCCCGAGCGGGCCCACGACGGCCGGTACGGCTGCCACCCCGCGCTGCTGGACGCCGCCCTGCACCCGCTGGCAGCCGCCGCCGACTCCGGTGAGCAGGTCCGGCTGCCCTTCGCCTTCGGCCGGGCCACCGTGCACTCCCCGGGCGCCTCCGAACTGCGTGTACGTCTGAGCACCGGCGCCGAGACCATGCGCCTGGACGCGGTCACCAGCACCGGGGACCCCGTCCTCACCATCGGGGAACTGGTGCTGCGGGCGGCTGACACCGCCCGGCTGACGGCACGGGCGGACGGGCACCTCCATCGCCTCGGCTACGAGGTCACCTGGCAGCTCCTGCCCGACCCGCCGCGTGCCGACCGGCTCCCCGGCACGTGGATCGTCCTTGCGCCACCGGCGACGGACGTCTCCTGGACCCGGGACCTGGCCGAGCACACGCTCGCCGTCGATCTCGACACCACCCCGGACCGCCCCGGTCTCGTGGCACGGCTGGCCGACGTCACACACGTCCCCACCGCCACGGCCCCGGACGGTGTGCTGCTGTTCGCCGCCCACCCGGACATCCTCGTCACCGCGCTGCAGGCGCTCACCGACGCCGGTGTGGACGCCCCGGTGTGGTGCCTGACCCATGAGTCCGACGACGAGCTCGACACGGCCGCGGTGTGGGGCGCAGGCCGGGCGGCGGCCCTGGAACTCCCGGACCGCTGGGGCGGCCTGGTCGATCTGCCCCCGGCCGGCGCACGGCCCGACCTCGACTGCCTGGCCGGCCTGCTCTCCGCGGGCACGGGCGAGGACCACATTCGCCTCAGGTCCGACGGGGTGTCCGTACGCCGCCTGATCAAGCCGGACCGGCCGACGCAACCGCCCGCCGACTGGACGCCGTCCGGCACAGTGCTGATCACCGGGGGCACCGGGGCGCTGGGCGGTCATGTCGCCCGCTGGGTCGCGGGGCTCGGCGGCTGCTCCCTGCTGCTCGTCTCCCGCCGGGGTCCGGAGGCGCCCGGCGCGCAGGAACTGCTGGCCGAGCTGACCGCCACCGGCACCCCGGTGCGGATCGTCGCCGCTGATGTCGCCGACCGGTCCGCCATGGCCGAGCTGGTGCTCGATGCGGCGGACGCGGGCACCCCCGTCCGCGCGGTGTTCCACGCGGCGGGAGTCGCCGACGAGACACCGTTGCTGGAGACCACCCTCGACCGGTTCCACGCCGTGCTGGAGGGCAAGGCGGGCGGTGCCCGGGTCCTCGACGAGGTGCTCGGCGAAGCCGACTTGGACGCCTTCGTCGTCTTCTCCTCCGTCTCCGGTGTCTGGGGAGGCGCAGGGCAGAGCGCGTACGGGGCGGGCAACGCCGTGCTCGAGGCGCTGGCCGACCGGCGCCGGGCACGCGGTCTGGCCGGCACGGCGCTCGCATGGGGTCCATGGTCGGGCGGCGGTATGGTCGACGCCGACCTGGAGCGACGGCTGCGACGCCAGGGCCTCATCCCGCTGCCGGTCAACGACGCCATGGCGGCGCTGTCGACGGCGGTGTCCCTCGGTGGGAACCGGGTTCTGGCCGACGTGGCGTGGCCGCGTTTCCTGCCGGTGTTCGCCGCCACCCGTCCGGCCCCGCTCTTCACGGCTCTCCCTCCCACGCCGCGCCACCCGACGGCGTCCGCCGCGACGGCCGCGCCCGGATCGACGGCCGAGAGGCTGGCCACCCTCCCGGCCGCGGACCGCGGCAAGGCATTGGCCGACCTCGTACGGGCCGAGATCGCCTCGGCCGTGGGGCACCACAACCTGAGCGCGGTCGACGCGGAGCGCCCGCTGGGCGAGTTCGGTTTCGACTCCCTCATGTCCGTGCAACTGCGCAACCGGCTTTCGGCCGCGACCGGTGTCCGGCTGCCTGCGACGCTGGTCTTCGACCATCCGACCGCCGGCGCGCTCGCCCGGCACCTGGAGAGCGAGCTTGCCACCGAGCCGTCGCCACGCCCCCGGCAGCCCGCCACGCCCAAAACGGCCGTCGCCGACGAACCCCTCGCCATCGTCGGGATGTCCTGCCGCTACCCGGGCGGCGTCGCGTCTCCCGAGGATTTGTGGCGACTCGTCGCGCAGGGCCGGGACGCCGTCACCGCGTTCCCCACCGACCGGGGATGGGACCTGGCGGGCCTCTACCACCCGGACCGCTCCCGGGCCGGTACCACGTACACCACTGAGGGCGGATTCCTCGACGATCCCGCCGGATTCGACGCGGACTTCTTCGGTATCTCGCCCCGTGAGGCGCTGGCCATGGACCCGCAGCAGCGGCTGCTGCTGGAGGCGTCCTGGGCAGCCGTGGAGCATGCGGGGATCGCTCCCCACACACTGCGCGACAGCCGGACCGGTGTGTTCGTCGGCACCATGTACAACGACTACTTGTCGCGTCTGAGCAGCACGCCGGAGAGCCTTGAGGGGATCATCGGCATAGCCAACAGCAACAGCGTCATGTCGGGGCGTATCTCCTACCTTCTCGGGCTTCAGGGCCCGGCGGTCACGCTCGACACCGCCTGCTCGTCCTCGCTGGTCGCCCTGCACCTCGCCGGCCAGGCGCTGCGCCGGGGCGAGTGTGATCTCGCGCTGGCGGGCGGAGCCACCGTGATGGCGTCACCGCACATCTTCGTCGAGTTCAGCCGCCAGGGCGGCCTGGCCGTGGACGGCCGGTGCAAGTCGTTCTCCGCCGACGCGGACGGCACCGGCTGGTCGGAGGGCGTCGGCCTGCTCGTCGTGGAACGGCTGTCCGACGCGCGTCGGCTGGGACACGAGGTCCTCGCCGTGGTCCAGGGCTCCGCCGTCAACCAGGACGGTGCGTCCAACGGCCTGACCGCCCCGAGCGGTCCCGCGCAGCAACGCGTCGTAGAAGCCGCGCTCGCGCAGGCGGGCATCGCCGCCACCGAGGTCGACGCGGTCGAGGCGCACGGCACCGGCACCCGGCTGGGCGACCCGATCGAGGCCCAGGCCCTGATCGCGACCTACGGCCGGGAGCGCGAGGCGGAGCGGCCGCTGTACCTCGGGTCACTCAAGTCGAACATCGGCCACGCACAGGCGGCGGCCGGAGTCGGCGGTGTGATCAAGATGGTGCAGGCGCTGCGGCACGAACTGCTGCCCCGCACGCTGCACGCCGACACGCCGTCACCCGAGGTGGACTGGTCGTCGGAGGCCGTGCGACTCCTCACCGAGGAACGCCCCTGGCCCCGAGGCGACCGGCCGCGCTTGGCCGGGGTGTCCTCGTTCGGAATCAGCGGCACGAACGCCCACATCGTGCTGGAGGAGGGCGATCCCCTCGACGGCGAGTCCACCGGGGGAACTCCTGTGCACGGCAAGTCCGCCGAGAGCGGCACTCCCCTGGACACGTCGGACGCCGCCGCGGCCCGGACTCCGCTGCCGTATGTGCTCACCGCCCGCAGCGCGGCCGGACTCCCGGCACAGGCCCGTGCCCTGCACTCCCACCTGCTCGGCCGCCCGGGGCTCGAACCGGCCGATGTGGCCCGGTCGTTGGTCACGACCCGGTCCCTTCACGACCATCGGGCGGTCCTGGTGGCCGAGGACCGGCAGGAGCTGCTCGACGCCCTCGCCGCACTCGCGGACCCGGCCGCGACGACGCCGCGCCGGGCGGTGTCCACCGGAACGGCCGGACGCGGGCGGGTGGCGGGCCTGTTCTCCGGTCAGGGTGCGCAGCGGTCGGGTATGGGGCGTGAGCTGGCGGGGCGTTTCCCGGTGTTCGCCGCCGTGCTGGACGAGGTGTGCGCGGTGGTGGATCCGTTGTTGGGGCGGTCGTTGCGGGAGGTGATGTGGTCGGGACCCGCGGAGGCGTTGGAGCGGACGGAGTTCGCGCAGCCGGCGCTGTTCGCGTTCGAGGTGGCGATGGCGCGGTTGTGGCAGTCGTGGGGCGTGGAGTTCTCCGTGCTGCTGGGGCATTCGGTGGGAGAGATCACCGCCGCGTGTGTGTCGGGTGTCCTGTCGTTGCCGGACGCGGCGCGGATGGTGGTGGCGCGGGGCCGGTTGATGCAGGCACTGCCGGAGGGCGGGGCCATGGTCGCGATCGCCGCAGGCGAGGAGGAGGTGGCCGCGAGCCTCGCGGACGTACCCGACGTGGCGATCGCCGCCGTCAACGGCCCCGAGGCCGTCGTCGTCTCCGGGACGGAGGCCGACGTGCTGCGGATCGCCGACCACTGGCGCGGGCTCGGCCGCAGGACGACCCGGCTGAGGGTGAGCCACGCCTTCCACTCACCGCTCATGGAGCCGATGCTCGGCGACTTCGCCGAGGTGGTCGAGAGCCTCACCTTCCGTGCTCCGACCATCCCGGTCGTCCCCGCCGCCGCCACCGACCTCTCCTTCGCCACGCCCGCGTACTGGGTGGCAAGCGCCCGACACGCCGTACGCTTCGCCGACGCCCTCAGCGGCCTGGACGGCGCCGACGTGCTCGTCGAACTCGGCCCGGACGCCGCGCTGGCGCCGCTGGCAGGGACGGAGAAGCCGGTCCTCGCCTCCACGCGACGCGATCACCCCGAGGTACGCACCCTGGTCACGGCGCTCGGCGCCGGGCACGCCCACGGCGTGTCCGTCGACTGGACGGCGGCGCTCGGGGAGGGCAGGCAGGTCCGGCTCCCCACGTACTCCTTCCAGCACGAGCGCTACTGGCTGGACGAGGACGCGGCGGCGGGCCGGGGCACCGGCTCCGTGGACGACGCGACGACGGCACGGTTCTGGCAGGCTGTCGAAAACCAGGACCTCGACGGCCTGACCCGCACCCTCGGTCTCGACGCGGAGACGTCCCTGCGGGCCGCGCTGCCGGTTCTGCAGGACTGGCACCGCACCAGCACCACGCTCGCTCAGGCCGCAGGCTGGCGCTACCGCGTCGCCTGGGACCGGCTGCCCACGGACGACACGGCCGTGGCGCTCGACGGCACATGGTGGATCGTCGTACCCAGGGAGGCCGCCGACACCACGACGGCCGACGCCGTGCGGCGGGCGCTCGCCGCCGCAGGTGCGAACCCCCGGGTCATCACCATCGATCCGCACCGCACGGACCGCGCGACGTTGGCGAAGGAACTTGCCGCGGCCGCCGACGGCACGGTGGCGGGGACGGTGTCCCTGCTGGCGGAGTCCGGCGGCGAGGACACCAGGCACCGCGGCGTCGCGGCCGGGGCCCTGGCCACCGTGGTGCTCCTGCAGGCCCTGCACGACGCGGACGTATCGACCCGTCTGTGGACGCTGACGCGGGGCGCCGTACGCACCGGGCCGGCGGACACCGCACCAAACCCCTGGCACGCCCAGGTCTGGGGCCTCGGTCGCGTCGCCGCCCTCGAACACCCGGCACTGTGGGGCGGTTTGATCGATCTCCCCGCCGAAGGGGAGCCGGCCGGCTTGGCCGCCGTCCTTTCCGGGACCGCCGGGGAGGACCAGGTGGCACTACGCGGGGACGGCGTGCGTGCACGTCGCCTCACCCCTGCCGACACGCACAACGCCCCGGGCGCCGACGCCCGCGCACCTGGTGCGGACCGGTGGACGGACGGGGCGGTGCTGATCACCGGCGGTACCGGAGCGCTCGGTGCGCACACCGCCCGCATGCTTGCCTCGCGGGGTGCCTCCCGGCTGGTCCTCGTCAGCCGTCGCGGTCCCGCCGCTCCCGGCGCCGAGGAACTACGCGCCGAACTGGAGACGCTCGGCGCGACGGTCGACCTGACGGCCTGCGACGTGACCGACCGCGACGCCGTCGGCCGGCTGGCCGAGGGCCTCGCCGCTGAGGGCACCCCCGTCCGCGCGGTGGTGCACGCGGCGGGTGTCGCCGCCGAACAGCCGTTGACGGAACTCGTCGGGGACGGCTTCTCGGCGGTGACCGACGCGAAGGTCACCGCCGCGGAAATCCTCGACGACGTGCTGGGGGACGACCTGGCGGCGTTCGTCGTCTACTCCTCCATCGCCGGCACCTGGGGCAGCGCGGGCAACGGCCCGTACGCCGCCGCCAACGCTCACCTGGACGCACTGGTCGAGCGGCGTCGGGCACGCGGCGCCGTCGGCACGGCTGTCGCCTGGGGACCCTGGAGCGGGGGCGGCATGGCGGACGACCGCTTCCAGGAGGAGATGCGGCGCCGCGGTGTCAGCGCCCTGTCACCCCAAGGTGCCACCGCCGCCCTCACTCAGGCCCTGGAGCACGACGACACGACGGTCACGGTCGTCGACGTCGACTGGGACCGCTTCGCCCGCGTCTTCGCCAGCAACCGCCCCAGCCCTCTGCTCCGGCACCTGACGGAGCCCGCCGCTGCGGCCGGCGAGGCCCCCGCCCGGACGGAACAGGCCGAGCGCCTCGCGGCCCTGGATGCCGTGACGCGGCGCGGCGCGGCGCTGGATCTGGTGCGCGCGGAGGTCGCGGGGGTGCTGGGCCATGCCACGTCGCAGGCCGTCGCCGTGGACCGCGCCTTCACCGACATGGGGTTCGACTCCCTCATGGCCGTCGAACTGCGCGCCCGGCTCGGCGTGGTCAGCGGCCTCGCGCTGCCGACCACCCTCGTCTTCGACCATCCGAGTCCCGCGGAGGTGGCCGACTTCCTCTGCGACCAGTTCGAACCCGACCGGGACGCCCTCACCAACGAGATCCTGGAGAAGCTCGACTGGCTGGAGAACACCCTGCTGGACGGCGCGCACAGCCAGGGCGCCCGCGCGCGGTTCGGCTCCCGGCTCGACGCCCTGCTCGCCCGGCTCGACCGTACGACGGCCCCACCCGAGAGCCGGCTGTCGGACCCGGCCACGGACGCCATCGAATCGGCGACCGCCGAAGAACTGCTCGCATTCGTCGAGAAGCATTTCGACTAG